Proteins encoded within one genomic window of Desertibacillus haloalkaliphilus:
- a CDS encoding DEAD/DEAH box helicase family protein, with amino-acid sequence MQFKLEELDYQNRAIASVVSLFDGQEKHTINDVSHFGIQANQCSLSEVVIHNNVKRIMKDNQLDFHQGHLTDDRDYCIEMETGTGKTITYIRTIYELHKQYGFSKFIIVVPSIAVRESVLNTLEGFSEQLERRYRFAINYFHYHRKKMSRLKHFITGFEPEIMITTLQSFASDDKILNQRMRDDSIAGLSFLEALGKTRPIIIMDEPQEGMDTPNSQQRLETMKPLCKIRYSATHKQIKNLLFRLTPYEAYRKGLVKKIEVLSVIERNDEASMKIELSRVKTNPLRVKLKAWRFQAGTYAWKETSWLNVGDNLATKTKNTSYAPYTIERIYRSDVDQRYHCAFTNGMDVIEKQKASDMKTIFRHQLHWLIRKHLEKKVILNRMGIKCLSLVFIDKVSNYVNDGVIKLLFEEEYKSIVQELTGKVLRHSEVENVQGYYFAKTAKQEYTDSTHAMKKNKEIYNLILKEKEQLLSLDNKVEFIFTHSALGVGWDNPNIFTIATLNQSYSEIKKRQEIGRGLRICVNEHGIRQYDHPNTKEGNEINLLTVIANESYETFVSHYQREINESYGSKTEGSKFHHTHKGKRNVAISETSQSSNDNTHQFLSRIQKHRQAITSIDEQTVITRAKEELHTICLPDHHTEVSITRLNDLASEPNQERLFAPDYGLTIDQMPIDLVQDISDQTELSVWAVVDILKTLDGVSIFKNPRLFVQEAIKRLRTILLDHTVRVVDIGASVVHMGNKGEHRNLTDHIKVISTYHVPKENTILTPIGYYQPNLALIVKREQQPGYLLLELKRNNVNATRLTAEEQQRLQHAMNEFEQLTLT; translated from the coding sequence ATGCAATTTAAGCTAGAGGAACTTGATTATCAAAACAGAGCAATTGCCTCGGTTGTTTCGTTATTCGATGGACAAGAAAAACATACCATTAATGATGTTTCTCATTTTGGCATTCAAGCAAATCAATGTAGTCTTTCAGAGGTGGTCATCCATAACAATGTCAAACGCATCATGAAAGATAATCAACTTGATTTTCATCAAGGCCACTTGACAGACGATCGCGATTATTGCATTGAAATGGAGACTGGCACTGGTAAAACCATCACTTACATTCGTACGATTTATGAATTACATAAGCAATATGGTTTTTCAAAATTCATCATAGTTGTACCTTCTATTGCAGTAAGAGAAAGTGTTCTTAACACATTAGAAGGGTTTTCAGAGCAATTAGAAAGACGTTATCGCTTTGCCATCAATTATTTTCATTATCATCGAAAAAAAATGAGTAGACTCAAACATTTTATTACGGGTTTTGAGCCTGAAATTATGATCACAACCTTACAGTCATTTGCTTCAGACGATAAAATTTTAAATCAACGAATGAGAGATGATTCAATTGCGGGCCTGTCATTTTTAGAAGCTCTCGGAAAAACCCGTCCAATCATTATCATGGATGAACCACAAGAAGGTATGGATACACCTAACTCACAGCAACGGCTTGAGACGATGAAGCCACTTTGTAAAATCCGCTATTCAGCTACTCATAAACAGATCAAAAATTTATTGTTCCGCCTTACACCTTATGAGGCATACAGAAAAGGGCTCGTAAAAAAAATTGAAGTTTTATCAGTCATTGAAAGAAACGATGAAGCTAGTATGAAAATCGAATTATCACGCGTGAAAACGAACCCTCTCCGCGTGAAATTGAAGGCCTGGCGCTTTCAAGCTGGAACGTATGCATGGAAAGAAACGAGTTGGTTGAACGTAGGTGATAACCTAGCGACTAAAACGAAAAACACGAGCTATGCACCGTATACGATCGAACGTATATATAGGAGTGATGTCGATCAGAGATATCATTGTGCTTTTACCAATGGAATGGATGTGATTGAGAAGCAAAAGGCCAGTGATATGAAAACGATCTTTCGGCACCAGTTACATTGGTTGATTCGTAAACACCTTGAAAAGAAAGTGATCCTTAACCGGATGGGCATCAAATGTTTATCATTAGTTTTTATTGATAAGGTGTCCAATTACGTTAATGATGGCGTCATTAAATTACTATTTGAAGAAGAATACAAAAGCATCGTACAAGAACTCACTGGAAAGGTGCTGAGACACTCTGAAGTCGAAAATGTTCAGGGCTATTATTTTGCGAAGACAGCGAAACAAGAGTATACAGACAGTACTCATGCGATGAAAAAGAACAAAGAAATCTACAATTTAATCTTAAAAGAAAAGGAACAGTTATTATCGCTTGATAATAAAGTCGAATTTATCTTCACCCATTCGGCGCTTGGGGTTGGGTGGGATAACCCTAACATTTTTACAATTGCGACATTAAATCAATCCTACAGCGAAATCAAAAAGCGACAAGAAATCGGTAGAGGTTTACGAATTTGTGTGAATGAGCATGGCATCCGTCAATACGATCATCCTAACACAAAAGAAGGGAACGAAATCAATCTACTGACAGTGATCGCCAATGAATCGTATGAAACGTTTGTTAGCCATTATCAACGAGAAATCAACGAAAGTTATGGCTCGAAGACTGAGGGAAGCAAGTTCCACCATACTCATAAAGGGAAGAGAAATGTGGCAATAAGTGAAACTTCTCAAAGTAGCAATGACAACACTCATCAATTTTTATCGAGAATTCAAAAACATAGACAGGCCATCACTTCGATTGATGAACAGACCGTTATAACAAGAGCAAAAGAAGAGCTTCATACGATATGCCTGCCGGATCATCATACGGAAGTTTCGATAACTCGACTGAATGACCTTGCAAGCGAGCCAAACCAGGAACGTTTGTTCGCACCAGATTATGGGTTAACGATAGATCAGATGCCTATTGATCTTGTACAGGATATCAGTGATCAAACTGAGCTTTCTGTGTGGGCGGTCGTGGACATTCTTAAAACGCTAGATGGTGTATCGATCTTTAAAAATCCCCGTTTATTTGTTCAAGAGGCAATAAAGAGGCTGAGGACAATCCTACTTGATCATACTGTACGTGTAGTTGATATCGGTGCCTCAGTGGTACACATGGGAAACAAGGGAGAGCATAGGAATCTTACCGATCATATAAAGGTTATTTCCACATATCACGTACCGAAAGAAAATACTATTTTAACACCGATTGGCTATTACCAGCCCAACCTAGCATTGATTGTGAAGAGGGAGCAGCAACCAGGCTACTTACTTCTTGAATTAAAACGAAACAACGTAAACGCTACGAGGTTAACAGCAGAAGAACAGCAGAGACTTCAACATGCGATGAACGAGTTTGAACAATTAACGCTTACATAA
- a CDS encoding group II intron reverse transcriptase, with protein MGFPWATHLIVLCETKEKAMSLYAELQPYLRKRGLNLAKDKTKVTKLTNGFDFLGFTFRKFYKKNGSHKTIIKPSNETMKKARARIKEVFIQQTGNNVDALISKLLPVIRGYANHWKRVVSKKAFNNMDAYIFKLTVKFLQKLHPKKSWKWIKKKYFQPDKNGQSNDKWLVTNGRYQIIKMAWTSIIRHEKVLGYNSPYDAKLKEYFENRDIKSFNNNVDSRQKMAKLQNYKCPLCGNSIVDFSKGLERHHMIPKCQGGQDTYKNLKLVHISCHTKHHIDFPAKGPIPTTKQLAIAKKLRNRQRQGMFLEMEDPNFKNLIETIN; from the coding sequence GTGGGATTCCCTTGGGCTACTCACCTTATCGTACTATGCGAAACAAAGGAAAAGGCAATGTCGTTATACGCTGAGTTACAACCATACCTAAGAAAACGTGGTCTTAACCTAGCAAAGGATAAGACGAAGGTTACGAAATTAACCAACGGATTTGACTTTCTTGGTTTCACATTCCGCAAGTTTTATAAGAAAAACGGGTCACATAAGACGATTATCAAACCAAGCAATGAAACAATGAAAAAAGCTAGGGCTAGAATTAAGGAAGTATTCATTCAACAAACAGGTAACAATGTTGATGCCTTAATTTCTAAATTACTACCTGTCATCAGAGGATACGCAAACCACTGGAAACGAGTCGTAAGCAAAAAAGCATTCAATAATATGGATGCATATATTTTCAAGCTAACGGTGAAATTCCTACAAAAACTGCATCCGAAAAAGTCATGGAAATGGATTAAGAAGAAATACTTTCAACCAGACAAAAACGGACAAAGCAATGATAAGTGGTTAGTAACCAATGGCAGATATCAAATAATCAAAATGGCTTGGACTTCCATTATCAGACATGAGAAGGTTTTAGGATACAACTCACCATATGACGCTAAGCTCAAAGAGTACTTTGAGAATAGAGATATCAAGAGTTTCAACAACAACGTAGATTCTAGACAAAAGATGGCGAAGTTACAAAACTATAAATGCCCACTATGTGGCAACTCTATAGTCGACTTTTCTAAAGGTCTAGAAAGACATCATATGATACCAAAATGTCAAGGTGGACAAGACACATACAAAAACCTGAAACTCGTTCATATTTCATGTCACACAAAGCACCACATAGACTTCCCAGCCAAAGGTCCAATTCCAACTACTAAGCAATTAGCAATAGCTAAGAAGCTTAGGAACAGACAAAGGCAAGGGATGTTCTTAGAAATGGAAGACCCAAATTTCAAAAATTTAATAGAAACAATTAATTAA